A region of Vitis vinifera cultivar Pinot Noir 40024 chromosome 13, ASM3070453v1 DNA encodes the following proteins:
- the LOC100261892 gene encoding putative disease resistance RPP13-like protein 1 — protein MDIIGDALLSTVIEFLFDKLASSDLMKFARHEDVHTELKKWEKELQSIREELNDAEEKQITQEAVKSWLFDLRDLAYDMEDILDEFAYEVMRRKLMGAEADEASTSKIRRFVSSCCTSFNPTHVVRNVKTGSKIRQITSRLQDISARKARFGLEKLRGAAATSAWQRPPPTTPMAYEPDVYGRDEDKTLVLDMLRKVEPNENNVGLISIVGMGGLGKTTLARLVYNDDLAKNFELRAWVCVTEDFDVEKITKAILNSVLNSDASGSLDFQQVQRKLTDTLAGKTLFLILDDVWNENYCNWDRLRAPFSVVAKGSKVIVTTRNKNVALMMGAAENLHELNPLSEDACWSVFEKHACEHRNMEDHPNLVSIGRKIVGKCGGLPLAAKALGGLLRSKHREEEWERVLNSKIWDFSSAECEILPALRLSYHYLPSYLKGCFAYCAIFPKDYEYDSKTLVLLWMAEGLIQQPNADSQTMEDLGDNYFCELLSRSFFQSSGNDESRFVMHDLICDLARVASGEISFCLEDNLESNHRSTISKETRHSSFIRGKFDVFKKFEAFQEFEHLRTFVALPIHGTFTKSFVTSLVCDRLVPKFRQLRVLSLSEYMIFELPDSIGGLKHLRYLNLSFTQIKLLPDSVTNLYNLQTLILSNCKHLTRLPSKIGNLISLRHLNVVGCSLQDMPQQIGKLKKLQTLSDFIVSKRGFLGIKELKDLSHLRGEICISKLENVVDVQDARDANLKAKLNVERLSMIWSKELDGSHDEDAEMEVLLSLQPHTSLKKLNIEGYGGRQFPNWICDPSYIKLVELSLIGCIRCISVPSVGQLPFLKKLVIKRMDGVKSVGLEFEGQVSLHAKPFQCLESLWFEDMMEWEEWCWSKKSFSCLHQLEIKNCPRLIKKLPTHLTSLVKLSIENCPEMMVPLPTDLPSLEELNIYYCPEMTPQFDNHEFPLMPLRGASRSAIGITSHIYLEVSGISQLSRLQPEFMQSLPRLELLEIDNSGQLQCLWLDGLGLGNLSRLQILSCDQLVSLGEEEEEEQGLPYNLQHLEIRKCDKLEKLPRGLQSYTSLAELIIEDCPKLVSFPEKGFPLMLRGLAISNCESLSSLPDRMMMRNSSNNVCHLEYLEIEECPSLIYFPQGRLPTTLRRLLISNCEKLESLPEEINACALEQLIIERCPSLIGFPKGKLPPTLKKLWIGECEKLESLPEGIMHHHSNNTTNCGLQILDILEGSSLASFPTGKFPSTCKSIMMDNCAQLQPISEEMFHCNNNALEELSILRLPNLKTIPDCLYNLKDLRIEKCENLDLQPHLLRNLTSLASLQITNCENIKVPLSEWGLARLTSLRTLTIGGIFLEATSFSNHHHHFFLLPTTLVEVCISSFQNLESLAFLSLQTLTSLRKLGVFQCPKLQSFIPKEGLPDMLSELYIRDCPLLIQRCSKEKGEDWPKIAHIPCVKIDGKLILEQ, from the coding sequence ATGGACATTATTGGAGACGCTCTTCTTTCCACTGTCATTGAATTCCTGTTTGACAAGTTGGCTTCCTCTGATCTGATGAAGTTCGCACGGCATGAGGATGTCCACACCGAGCTCAAGAAATGGGAGAAGGAGTTGCAGAGCATCCGGGAAGAGCTCAACGACGCGGAGGAAAAGCAGATCACACAGGAGGCTGTCAAATCATGGCTGTTCGATCTGAGGGATTTGGCGTATGACATGGAGGACATCTTGGACGAGTTTGCTTACGAAGTGATGAGAAGAAAGCTGATGGGGGCGGAAGCTGACGAAGCCAGCACAAGCAAAATACGCAGGTTCGTTTCTAGTTGCTGTACTAGTTTCAATCCAACTCATGTGGTGCGTAATGTCAAGACGGGGTCCAAGATTAGACAGATCACCAGCAGGTTACAAGATATTTCAGCTAGAAAAGCTAGATTTGGCCTGGAAAAATTGAGAGGAGCAGCAGCTACTTCCGCTTGGCAAAGGCCACCACCCACTACACCTATGGCATACGAACCTGACGTTTATGGCAGGGATGAAGATAAAACACTGGTTCTTGATATGCTGCGCAAGGTTGAGCCCAATGAAAACAATGTTGGCCTCATTTCCATTGTTGGCATGGGCGGGCTGGGCAAGACAACGCTCGCACGGCTTGTTTACAATGATGATTTGGCCAAAAATTTTGAACTAAGAGCATGGGTTTGTGTGACTGAGGATTTTGATGTGGAGAAAATAACAAAAGCAATTCTCAATTCGGTGTTAAATTCTGATGCAAGTGGGTCTTTGGACTTCCAACAAGTTCAAAGGAAATTGACAGACACGTTAGCAGGGAAAACTCTTTTTCTCATTCTAGACGACGTGTGGAACGAAAATTATTGTAATTGGGATCGTTTGCGGGCTCCTTTTAGTGTAGTGGCAAAAGGAAGCAAAGTCATAGTTACAACACGCAATAAAAATGTTGCATTGATGATGGGAGCTGCCGAGAATCTTCATGAACTAAACCCCTTGTCAGAAGACGCTTGTTGGTCTGTGTTTGAGAAGCATGCATGTGAACATAGAAATATGGAAGATCATCCAAACTTGGTGTCCATTGGGAGGAAAATTGTTGGCAAGTGTGGGGGATTGCCCCTAGCAGCAAAAGCCCTTGGTGGTCTCTTACGCTCTAAACATAGGGAAGAAGAATGGGAAAGAGTATTGAATAgcaaaatttgggatttttcaaGCGCGGAATGTGAGATTCTTCCTGCGTTGCGGTTGAGCTATCACTATCTCCCTTCATATTTGAAGGGGTGTTTTGCATACTGTGCAATCTTCCCCAAGGACTATGAGTACGACTCAAAAACTTTGGTCCTCCTGTGGATGGCTGAAGGTTTAATTCAGCAACCAAACGCTGACAGCCAGACAATGGAAGATCTAGGAGACAACTATTTTTGTGAATTATTGTCAAGGTCATTTTTTCAATCATCAGGTAATGATGAATCCCGTTTTGTGATGCATGATCTTATCTGTGATCTCGCTCGAGTTGCTTCTGGTGAAATAAGCTTTTGTTTGGAAGATAACTTGGAAAGTAATCATCGATCCACAATTTCTAAAGAGACTCGTCATTCATCATTCATTCGTGGAAAATTCGACGTGTTCAAGAAATTTGAAGCCTTTCAAGAGTTTGAACATTTACGAACATTTGTGGCTTTACCAATTCATGGTACGTTTACAAAATCTTTTGTAACTAGTTTGGTGTGTGATCGTTTGGTGCCAAAATTTCGACAGTTAAGAGTCCTCTCTTTGAGTGAATATATGATATTTGAGCTACCAGATTCTATTGGTGGATTAAAACATCTGCGTTATTTGAATTTGTCTTTCACCCAAATCAAATTATTGCCAGATTCAGTGACCAACCTCTATAATTTACAAACATTGATACTATCCAATTGTAAGCATCTTACAAGGTTGCCTTCCAAGATCGGAAATTTAATTAGCCTTAGACATCTCAATGTTGTTGGATGTTCATTGCAAGACATGCCACAGCAAATAggcaaattaaagaaattgcAAACATTGTCTGATTTTATTGTGTCCAAAAGAGGATTTTTGGGAATAAAGGAGTTGAAGGATTTGTCACATCTGCGGGGGGAGATatgtatttcaaaattggaaaatgttGTGGATGTTCAAGATGCTAGAGATGCCAATCTAAAAGCTAAGCTCAATGTTGAAAGGTTGAGTATGATTTGGAGTAAAGAATTGGATGGTTCGCATGATGAAGATGCTGAAATGGAAGTCCTTCTCTCTCTACAACCTCATACTAGTTTGAAGAAACTCAATATTGAAGGTTACGGTGGTCGGCAATTCCCCAACTGGATATGTGATCCCTCTTACATTAAATTGGTGGAGTTAAGTCTTATTGGTTGTATAAGATGCATATCAGTACCTTCGGTTGGGCAACTACCCTTCCTCAAGAAGTTAGTCATCAAAAGAATGGATGGAGTGAAAAGTGTGGGGCTGGAGTTTGAGGGCCAAGTTTCTCTTCATGCTAAGCCTTTCCAATGCTTAGAGTCTTTGTGGTTTGAGGATATGATGGAATGGGAAGAGTGGTGTTGGTCAAAAAAGTCATTTTCTTGCCTCCATCAGTTGGAGATAAAAAATTGTCCAAGATTGATTAAGAAATTACCCACACACCTAACTTCTCTAGTCAAGCTTAGTATTGAGAATTGCCCAGAAATGATGGTTCCACTTCCAACAGACTTGCCTTCTCTTGAAGAGCTCAATATTTATTATTGCCCAGAAATGACGCCACAATTTGACAACCATGAATTTCCCCTTATGCCACTGAGGGGAGCAAGTAGAAGTGCAATTGGCATCACCTCACATATTTATTTGGAAGTTAGTGGAATATCACAGCTTTCCAGACTTCAGCCAGAGTTTATGCAGTCCCTTCCGAGGCTTGAACTTCTAGAAATTGACAATTCTGGTCAGTTGCAATGTTTGTGGCTGGATGGGTTGGGATTAGGAAACCTCTCTCGTCTTCAAATATTGAGTTGTGACCAACTTGTGTCCTTgggagaggaggaggaggaagagcaAGGGCTGCCTTACAATCTTCAGCATTTGGAAATACGTAAGTGTGATAAGTTGGAGAAGCTTCCACGTGGATTACAAAGCTATACATCTCTTGCAGAGTTGATCATCGAGGATTGCCCAAAACTGGTGTCATTTCCAGAGAAGGGTTTCCCACTCATGCTTAGAGGTCTTGCTATTTCTAATTGTGAAAGTCTAAGTAGTCTACCTGATAGGATGATGATGAGAAACAGCAGCAACAACGTGTGTCACCTTGAATACTTGGAGATAGAGGAGTGTCCATCTCTTATTTACTTTCCACAAGGGCGGTTACCCACCACCCTTAGGCGACTACTCATATCCAATTGTGAAAAACTAGAGTCTCTTCCAGAAGAAATCAATGCGTGTGCCCTTGAACAGTTAATTATAGAGAGGTGTCCATCTCTCATTGGTTTTCCAAAAGGTAAGCTACCCCCCACTCTCAAGAAGCTTTGGATAGGAGAGTGTGAAAAGCTAGAGTCCCTACCAGAAGGAATAATGCATCACCATTCCAACAATACAACCAATTGTGGTCTTCAAATCTTGGATATCTTGGAAGGTTCATCTCTTGCATCCTTTCCTACTGGCAAGTTTCCCTCTACCTGTAAATCTATTATGATGGATAATTGTGCACAGTTGCAGCCAATTTCAGAGGAGATGTTTCACTGTAATAATAATGCACTTGAAGAGTTGTCCATCTTGAGACTTCCTAATCTCAAAACCATACCAGATTGCCTCTACAACCTCAAAGATCTCCGGATTGAAAAATGTGAGAATCTGGATTTGCAGCCTCATCTATTGCGAAACCTCACTTCTCTTGCATCACTTCAGATCACTAATTGTGAGAATATCAAAGTGCCCTTATCAGAGTGGGGCCTTGCCAGATTGACCTCTCTTAGAACTCTTACCATTGGTGGCATATTTCTGGAAGCCACCTCCTTTTCTAATCACCACCAccacttttttcttcttcctacTACTCTAGTTGAGGTTTGCATTTCAAGTTTCCAGAATCTGGAATCCTTGGCCTTCCTGTCTCTCCAAACGCTCACCTCTCTTAGAAAGCTAGGTGTCTTCCAATGTCCTAAGCTCCAGTCGTTTATACCAAAGGAAGGGCTGCCTGACATGCTTTCAGAACTGTATATAAGAGACTGCCCACTCCTAATTCAAAGGTGCTCAAAAGAGAAAGGGGAAGATTGGCCCAAGATTGCCCACATCCCCTGTGTGAAAATAGATGGCAAATTGATCCTTGAGCAATAA